TTGCATTCCGCACACCCGAAGAGCCGTTGAATACTGGGAAGAACTGAACAAATTAAAAAAAGATTAAACATTTTGGGATATAATTGTTATTATTAAAATCTAAAAGAGTTATACTATGAGTAAAATATTTGCGATTACATCCTCGGGCAAAACAGAAAAGTCATTTCTCGACCTGCGTTTTGGGAAGTGTGAATACATTGTACTGTTTGATGTTAATAAAAACCAGTATTCCATTGAGGAGAATAAATTTATTGAAGAATCGCACAGTGGAATTAAATTAGTTGATTTTTTAAAAGAACAGGGAGTAACCACCATTGTAACCGGCGAAGTTGGGCCAATGGTTAGTGAGCGTTTAGAAAAAGAAAAACTACAATTAGTGCTTTTACACGAAGAGCGCATTCGTGTTGACGAAATTATGGACAGAATAGAAAGCTAATATAAACCGGGGTTTAAAAATGGCACCAACGCCAGCTGTACCGCCTGTTTGTAAAGGGCGGTCCGGTTAATTTTATTCCCCGTTAAAATCCCCACTGCACCCGCTTTTTGTTTCGAGTTTTCTTGTTTAAACAAAATATCGTTGGCCTCGCCCAACTCATAACCTTCGGCAATTAACGCTGCCACCTTGCCCGGCAACTGAAAACTTGTTGTTCGTGACTTGCCTGTTTTCTCACCCGATGTAATAACGATCCAGGCAAAAGCTTCAATTTCCTTACAATTTACCGCAAGTCCACCTTCAATACCCACCCAATAGTCGGCATCGCTAAATTCATTTCGGGCATTCTCCACGCGGTTTAACGCCCCTTTTAATGTTTCCTCATCACTTTTGGGCTGATCCGAAACACCCGATTCAACCGAAACACCCTGCACATCAATCCCTTCAAAATAGGCACTAAATCCTGCATGCGTGGCATTTATTTTTACCGGATTTTTTGAGGCCACAACTATCTTCATCTGTTTTAATTTTTTTTTGATTTTTAAATATTCAAAAAACTTAAATACATTCAGGAACTCGCATAAATTAACTTTGGGCGGAAATTAATGATTTCTGTGGAATTATTATTTTCGTTGGTTTCAAACTTATAACATGATAATACGACAAGCAACTTTAAAAGACCACAAATCCTTAGTAGAATTTCAGTTGGCAATGGCGCACGAAACAGAAGGCATTGAACTACACGCGCCAACCGTAGAGAAAGGTGTTAAAGCCGTTTTAAACGACAGCAACAAAGGACACTATTACGTTGCCGAAAAAAACGGGCAGGTAGTAAGTTCGTTGCTAACCACTTTCGAATGGAGCGACTGGCGCAACGGAACAATTTTGTGGATACAATCGGTTTATGTGATGCCCGAATTCAGACGAAAAGGCGTGTACCGCAAAATGTATGCACACATAAAAGATATAGTAATGAAAGCCGACAACCTTAACGGAATTCGCCTTTACGCCGACAAAACAAATGTGGCAGCACAAAAAACCTACGAAAATCTGGGAATGAACCAGGACCACTATGTTACGTTTGAATGGATGAAGTAGTGTTTAGTTTTTATTGAATGGCCCAAAAACGAATAACGCATGAGCAGTTATATCTATAAACTTATTGCAGAGGGAGAGCATCAGCAGCAGGATTTTAAGTTTTGTATTAGCGACTCGAAAAAAATTGCCAAATCGCTAGTGGCCTTTGCCAATACCGATGGCGGACGTTTGCTTATTGGCGTAAAAGACAATGGTAAAATTGCAGGCATTAGCAGCGATGAAGAATTCTACATGATTGAATCTGCGGCAAAAATATATAGCAAACCTCAAATTGATTTTACCACAAAACAATGGACAATTGAGGGAAAAACCGTTTTGGAGATCGGGATTGAAGCCAGCGAGAAGAAGCCACATTTTGCCAAAGACGAAAACGGGAAATGGCTGGCCTACATCCGGCAGAAAGACGAAAATATTTTGGCCCATAAAATACAAATCGAAGTGTGGAGAAAGGAAAAAAGTTCGAAAGGCGTATACTTTAGCTACTCCGACGACGAGCGTTTTCTGATCGATTACTTACGAAAAAATGATTCCATCACCTTTTCAAAACTCATACGAAAAGCACGTTTATCGCGTAAAAAGGCGGAAGAAATATTGAGCAACTTTGTAATTATCGACATTATAAAAATGTATACCACGCTTGACGGAACTTATTTTTCACTGAATACCGAGTTCGATAAAGAAGAAATTGAAAAGTTCAGCTGACTTTTCAAAACTATTCACAGATTTTTATTGTTAATTTAAAGTTCAATAATCAAAATGCTATATTTTTACAGCTACTAAATAAAGAAAGACATGTTACAAAAATTATTTTTTTCAATTGCCTTTTGTGCCCTCACTTTCGGCACATTTGCGCAAGATGCATATTTGAATGCAGATTCAGAAGATACAGATAAAACCTACCAGGGTAAAGCCCCTTACAAGGTAAAAATGTATCCCCAAAAGTTTAAGACCGAGAAACCAAAAAACATCATTTTCCTTATCGGGGACGGGATGGGAGTAAGCCAGGTTTTCGCCGGAATTACAGCTAACCAGGGACACCTGTTTCTCGACAACTTTCGTCACATTGGTTTTTCAAAAACCCAGTCGGCCGATAATTATATTACCGACTCGGCAGCCGGCGGAACAGCCTTGGCATGTGGTGTAAAAACATACAACGGTGCTATTGGTGTTAATACAGATACCGCTAAAGTAAAATCAATACTTGAGGAAGCTGAAGCTAAAGGTTTGGCAACAGGGCTGGTTTCAACATCGGCAATTACACATGCCACTCCGGCATCGTTTATTGCGCATCAGCCCAGCCGGAATATGTACGAAGCCATTGCTGCTGATTTCCTGAATACCGATATCGATGTATTTATTGGTGGAGGAAACGATCACTTTACAAAACGTAAGGATGGTCGCAACCTTGCAAATGAATTAAAGGAAGAAGGCTACACTGTTGAAACCGACATAAACAAAATAGCAAAAGTAAAAAGTGGAAAACTGGCCGGATTAACTGCCGGTGTTCACAATGGCAGAACAGCAGAACGTGGCGATATGTTGCCGGTTGCAACATCAACCGCACTTAATATCTTGGATAATAACGACAAAGGATTTTTCCTGATGGTTGAAGGTTCGCAAATTGACTGGGGCGGACACGCCAGCAGTACCGTTTACATTGTGGAAGACATGCTTGATTTTGACCAGACCATTGGCAAAGCCCTTGAGTTTGCAGCAAAAGACGGCGAAACACTGGTATTGGTTACTGCCGACCACGAAACAGGAGGAATGGCAATTACAGGTGGCGACATGAGCAAAGGAATTGTAAAAGCCGATTACCCAACAACCGGGCATTCGGCAGTTATGGTGCCGGTATTTGCATATGGCCCGGGAGCTGAAGAGTTTACGGGGATCATGGAGAATACCGATATTAACGACAAAATGAAAAAGCTACTACTTGGCAAATAGAAAGTACCTTATATTTCATAAAGCCGGCATTGACAAATCAAGTTCAACGCCGGTTTTTTTATGATATATCGGCATTGTTTATTATTTTGTCGGTCAAATTTTAACTTATGAAAGAAGCATTGGAAGTTCTCGACAATGTCAGGCTTAATTTTTCTCCAACAGGTTTATTAGCACTTAATATTACCATTGCATTTATAATGTTTGGGGTTGCCCTCGATATTAAAATCGAGCATTTCAAACAACTTATAATGCGTCCGAAGTCAGTTATAGTTGGTATTATTTCACAATTTGTGCTTCTTCCTGCAGTAACATTTTTATTTGTTCTACTGATAAATCCTACTCCAACAGTCGCCCTCGGCATGTTGTTAATTGCATCGTGCCCGGGTGGTAATATATCTAATTTTATGAGTGCCATGGCAAAAGGCAATCTTGCGCTATCGGTAAGTTTAACCGCTATTGCTACATTGGCCGCCACTTTTATGACACCTATTAATTTTGCACTTTGGGGCGATCTGTTTATTAACTTTTACAATAACCAGGGTGCCGGCGAATATCTTGTTCCTATAAAAATCGATTTCTTCCAAATGGTGCAAACTGTAGTAATTTTGTTGGGTATTCCGGTTATTGCAGGCTTACTGGTAGCACAATACTTTCCCATATTAACGCATAAAATCAAAAAACCAATCCGTAAATTATCAATCGTAATTTTTATCGGATTTGTGATTGCATTGTTAAGTGCCAATTTCGAACACTTCAAAAATTTCGTTCACCTGGTATTTATTATCGTACTTATCCATAATGCTCTTGCGCTAGTGACAGGATTTAGTATCAGCAGTATTTTTCGTTTGCCACGAATTGACAAAAGAACTATTACCATCGAAACCGGTATCCAAAATTCCGGACTGGCGCTCGTGCTCATGTTTAATCCCAAAATATTTCCTCCCGAACTGGAGCTTGGTGGCATGACAATTATCGCAGCCTGGTGGGGTGTTTGGCATATTTTAAGCGGATTTGCCGTATCTTCGTTTATGGCACGTTTTAGATTAACCAAGTAATTTGAATTAGTAAGATGAAATACGAAAAGTGGTCATTGGGATACTGGCTTTTAAAACAGTATGTCCGTTTTGTCGACTGGATCATTCATAAGAAAATTATTTTAAACGGGACAGAAAACATCCCCCGTAATAAACCAATACTTATTGCCCCCAACCATCAGAATGCTTTAAGCGATCCGATGGCTATACTTTTACACACCCGTTTTCAGCCGGTATGGCTGGCACGTGCCGATATTTTTAAACCCGGATTCATAACACTGGCATTACGTTTTCTGAAAATTATGCCTGTTTACCGCATGCGCGACGGGAAAGATCAGCTTGCAAAAAATGAAAAGACTTTTGCCGACTCAATAAAAGTACTGGAGAATAATTGTGCACTGGCCCTTTTCCCTGAGGCAGCACACTCGGCAAAACGACAAATGTTATCGCACAAAAAAGCGGTGCCGCGTATTGTTTTTCAGGCCGAAGAAAAAGCAGAAAATAACCTGGATATCCACATTGTGCCAACCGGAATTTATTACAGCAGTTACTGGAAATTTAACCGTAGTGTGTTGGTTAATTTTGGTGAGCCAATTCTGGTCAATGATTTTCTGGAAGCCTATAATGAAAATCCCAGCGCTGCAACACTTATTTTGCGCGATGCACTGGAAGAAGCTATTGAACCGCTAACGTTAAACATTAAAAGCAAAGAGAATTACGAGATTTTCGAGCTTATCCGGGCGATTTACGGAAAAGCTTTTGCCCGAAAAACAGGTCCGCAAAATGGATTTGTTCAGCGCTTTAAAAGTGATCAGCAACTGGTAAAAAAATTAGATGAGCTTGAAACCATCAATAAAGAAAATACGGAAAAGATTTGCAGCGACGCAAAACGATTCGATGCACAAGTGCGGAAATACGGTTTGCGCTCGTGGCTGGTTGAAAATCCGGATAATAACTTCTGGAAACTTGGCTTCAACAAACTGCTTTTGCTGATCACCTTGCCGGTTTTTGCTTATGGATTTCTGTTTAACGCCATTCCGTTTTTTGTCATCGATACTATTGTTCGAAAAAAAATAAAAGACTTTGCCTTTTGGAGTTCATTCTCTCTGGTTTTGGGCTTTACCCTCTTCCCTATTGTTTATTTACTCGAGCTTTGGGCAGTATCGGACTGGCTCCCACTGTGGTGGCATAAACTGTTGTTTTTTGCAGCACTGCCCTTTGCCGGGAAACTGGCCTTTCGCTGGTACATTCTTTTGCTAAAAACAATTGGCAGAGGACGACTCTTCATTTTAAAAGCATTCAGAAAACAACAGTGGCAAAGTTTAAAAAATCAACAGGAAAAACTTTTTGATGAACTGGACAAAATAATCTGACCAAGTAATTCACAACCAAAACAATAAAACTACTACCATGGCCGACAAACTTAAAGACATCCTGTTCCCTTTGGAGAAAGTACAACTTTTCGCAACCGTTTTAAAAGAAGTGTATCCGCCGTTTCAGTCGGAAG
This is a stretch of genomic DNA from uncultured Draconibacterium sp.. It encodes these proteins:
- a CDS encoding NifB/NifX family molybdenum-iron cluster-binding protein, with protein sequence MSKIFAITSSGKTEKSFLDLRFGKCEYIVLFDVNKNQYSIEENKFIEESHSGIKLVDFLKEQGVTTIVTGEVGPMVSERLEKEKLQLVLLHEERIRVDEIMDRIES
- the yjjX gene encoding inosine/xanthosine triphosphatase → MKIVVASKNPVKINATHAGFSAYFEGIDVQGVSVESGVSDQPKSDEETLKGALNRVENARNEFSDADYWVGIEGGLAVNCKEIEAFAWIVITSGEKTGKSRTTSFQLPGKVAALIAEGYELGEANDILFKQENSKQKAGAVGILTGNKINRTALYKQAVQLALVPFLNPGLY
- a CDS encoding GNAT family N-acetyltransferase produces the protein MIIRQATLKDHKSLVEFQLAMAHETEGIELHAPTVEKGVKAVLNDSNKGHYYVAEKNGQVVSSLLTTFEWSDWRNGTILWIQSVYVMPEFRRKGVYRKMYAHIKDIVMKADNLNGIRLYADKTNVAAQKTYENLGMNQDHYVTFEWMK
- a CDS encoding RNA-binding domain-containing protein, which codes for MSSYIYKLIAEGEHQQQDFKFCISDSKKIAKSLVAFANTDGGRLLIGVKDNGKIAGISSDEEFYMIESAAKIYSKPQIDFTTKQWTIEGKTVLEIGIEASEKKPHFAKDENGKWLAYIRQKDENILAHKIQIEVWRKEKSSKGVYFSYSDDERFLIDYLRKNDSITFSKLIRKARLSRKKAEEILSNFVIIDIIKMYTTLDGTYFSLNTEFDKEEIEKFS
- a CDS encoding alkaline phosphatase, which produces MLQKLFFSIAFCALTFGTFAQDAYLNADSEDTDKTYQGKAPYKVKMYPQKFKTEKPKNIIFLIGDGMGVSQVFAGITANQGHLFLDNFRHIGFSKTQSADNYITDSAAGGTALACGVKTYNGAIGVNTDTAKVKSILEEAEAKGLATGLVSTSAITHATPASFIAHQPSRNMYEAIAADFLNTDIDVFIGGGNDHFTKRKDGRNLANELKEEGYTVETDINKIAKVKSGKLAGLTAGVHNGRTAERGDMLPVATSTALNILDNNDKGFFLMVEGSQIDWGGHASSTVYIVEDMLDFDQTIGKALEFAAKDGETLVLVTADHETGGMAITGGDMSKGIVKADYPTTGHSAVMVPVFAYGPGAEEFTGIMENTDINDKMKKLLLGK
- a CDS encoding bile acid:sodium symporter family protein, with protein sequence MKEALEVLDNVRLNFSPTGLLALNITIAFIMFGVALDIKIEHFKQLIMRPKSVIVGIISQFVLLPAVTFLFVLLINPTPTVALGMLLIASCPGGNISNFMSAMAKGNLALSVSLTAIATLAATFMTPINFALWGDLFINFYNNQGAGEYLVPIKIDFFQMVQTVVILLGIPVIAGLLVAQYFPILTHKIKKPIRKLSIVIFIGFVIALLSANFEHFKNFVHLVFIIVLIHNALALVTGFSISSIFRLPRIDKRTITIETGIQNSGLALVLMFNPKIFPPELELGGMTIIAAWWGVWHILSGFAVSSFMARFRLTK
- a CDS encoding 1-acyl-sn-glycerol-3-phosphate acyltransferase, whose amino-acid sequence is MKYEKWSLGYWLLKQYVRFVDWIIHKKIILNGTENIPRNKPILIAPNHQNALSDPMAILLHTRFQPVWLARADIFKPGFITLALRFLKIMPVYRMRDGKDQLAKNEKTFADSIKVLENNCALALFPEAAHSAKRQMLSHKKAVPRIVFQAEEKAENNLDIHIVPTGIYYSSYWKFNRSVLVNFGEPILVNDFLEAYNENPSAATLILRDALEEAIEPLTLNIKSKENYEIFELIRAIYGKAFARKTGPQNGFVQRFKSDQQLVKKLDELETINKENTEKICSDAKRFDAQVRKYGLRSWLVENPDNNFWKLGFNKLLLLITLPVFAYGFLFNAIPFFVIDTIVRKKIKDFAFWSSFSLVLGFTLFPIVYLLELWAVSDWLPLWWHKLLFFAALPFAGKLAFRWYILLLKTIGRGRLFILKAFRKQQWQSLKNQQEKLFDELDKII